Below is a window of Streptomyces sp. NBC_01429 DNA.
ACACGCACCGCGATGTGACCGGTGGCTGGCTGCGGCCCGCGGTGTTCGGCGCGATGGACGGGCTGGTCTCCAATCTCGCGCTGATGACCGGTGTGGCGGGCGGCGCCGTCGCGCAGCAGACCATCGTGATCACCGGGCTCGCGGGTCTCGCGGCCGGCGCCTTCTCCATGGCGGCCGGCGAGTACACCTCGGTGGCCTCCCAGCGCGAGCTGGTGGAGGCCGAACTCGACGTCGAACGGCGGGAGTTGCGCAAGCATCCGGTGGACGAGATGGAGGAGCTGGCCTCGCTCTACGTCTCGCGCGGCGTGGATCCGGCGCTGGCCCGCCAGGTGGCCGCGCAGCTGTCGAAGGACCCCGAGCAGGCGCTGGAGATCCATGCCCGCGAGGAGCTGGGCAT
It encodes the following:
- a CDS encoding VIT1/CCC1 transporter family protein; its protein translation is MSLIETEAALHEAHRDNHTHRDVTGGWLRPAVFGAMDGLVSNLALMTGVAGGAVAQQTIVITGLAGLAAGAFSMAAGEYTSVASQRELVEAELDVERRELRKHPVDEMEELASLYVSRGVDPALARQVAAQLSKDPEQALEIHAREELGIDPDDLPSPLVAAVSSFGSFALGALLPVLPYLLGATTLWPAVLLALAGLFACGALVARVTARSWWFSGLRQLLLGGAAAALTYGLGALFGAAL